The DNA sequence ACATGAGGCAAAACGGATAATACTTCACTGGTTCATGGCAAATGAAACAGTTGTTTGATCGCCAGCCAGACAAGCTGAAGCAAATAGAGAAAATTCAGAAACACCCTGTAAGCAGACTATGGGGTGGAACATGAAAGATTAAAAGAGCCTTGAAAGAAGGGGAAAGAAATGTGGTAATCTGTACGTAGCAACAGACAGgcgaggagaaaaaagaaaaactaaatttAGAGCCTGACAAACTATAGGTGTGTGTAATGAAATTCGATATATTGCATACACAGGACAAGTATGAGTGCCTGCTGGTAGGTAGGATGGAGAGACCATTCAGTGCTCTGCTTAAGGAAACTTGTTCACACTGTGAAGACGGAAACCTGTTGAAGGGAAGTGGATGGTTGGCCGGGAAAAAATATTTGATCAGTGGAATACTGATATGTATGGTCATTGGGGTGCTGAGGTTGTGGTACACAAGTTACACTGTACGTGCTACGTGGTAGCCTTACCTCAGGCAAAACCTCATCacaatacactctctctctctctctctctctctctctctctctctctctctctctctctctctctctctctctctctctctctctctccattcacatcCATCTCGACATTAGAAACAATATTCACTCAGTGGGACGAGCTACCCATCATGTAAGTTCCTTGCCTTACTGTTTACGATATATTCTCACCCACTCCAGGCCTCAGTTGCCTTCCAGTTCTCTCACATGCATGACACTCCTCACAGCTCAGGATCTTCTCTTACCATCTTTACATCGTTCCCAGACGCCTAATACCGCTGTTGACATGTGATTCTCATCCATGCCGACTGATATTGTACAGTACATTCCCTTCTCTTTCAAAAGTTGGGCCCTACGTGCTACACAGATCATCAAAGTGGCCTACTGTTCCATCTCCTTCCTCAGATTCACCCACCAGAACAGCATCATCTGCACGCAAGTGCAGTGTCCTCTGTGCTATTGCACTGTATATCAGCAGTACACATCAGTCACCTCATCAACTCAAGTATTACGTGACcatgaaaatagaaaagaaaaaaatcttggtCACAATACAGTCTTGGACGATATCCCGCATTAACTTCAGGTTACCCATTAATACAACTTTGCTCTCACGAGCAATGCCTTCATTATGAAATTATTCAGAAGTATCCCATGCATGCCATTTAAAATCGCAGATTCTCAAAGTccctttttattgtttttttccgACTCCTAATATGCTGCGCACACATACTAGACTCGTTTTCTTTACAATAGTCTCCACTGCTGACGTCAGTATAAATATATAGTGTACTCGTCATTATCCCTTCACCCGCAAAAGCTTCCTTTGGCCTTTTTGAATATGGTTGATGAACCCTACTATAGACCTTTTCAAACAATCTAAGAaactatactctttttttttttttacagttattCGTACCCCCTTTATCATGATACATAAAACAGTCACAACCATCGTCCTCTCATCAAACACGACATATTTATCCTTGTGGTCATACAAACTCCAGATCCGCTCAAATGCAGCTTCGACTCTGTGCTTCGCTGTCTCACCACTCCACCTACACTCAGAAACTTTCCATTCTTGAGTTCGTTACTGCTCTTTTCACTATGTTTATAATATATCCCTCTCCATCATACCCATCCCATATTCTTCTAACCTCCAACCCTACTTTACCAGCACCTGTGCCTTTTATCCCATCATTTCTAGTCATTTGAGTGGCGTACTCTTTCCACCTCGAACAAAACTCCTGTTTTGTTAGGACCAAGTTTCACGGGTATATTTGGCGCTCCCTCACTTTTCGCACCTCCATTCTCCATTCCGTCACCTTTTTCATGGATGATTCGAtagtctttccttcatttattatATCCGTCCCATTTTCCACCCATATCctcgtttgctttttttttttattctcatatGCCAACTTTTGAGATAGTTGAAGGTTTGTGGTTACAACCATTAAAGTTTGTTTAGATAAAAAATTGAAAGATACATTTGTGTGTATGGTCACGACCCCTGGGGGATGTGGTATACTTCACTGTTGGGGTAATATGATGCTGAAATTCGAAGCCTCGAGAGGGTAGTTATCGTCAGGATTCAACGCTTTTACAGGTATTTGGTCTCAGTTTCGATGTAtggagaggggaaaaggagaCATCGTGTGGTTAGTTTCGATCATAGATGAGAGGGACGGGACGTTATCTGGTTTCAGTGCTTCTGGGAGTTTCGTATGATaagtgggcggagggagggagtctttggctttaaggcctgtctacacgagcgggcctgattggcggatttgcccgttaacgggcaaattctggcgggcctgcccgtgaatgttgtccacacgaccgaagtgatgaacagccgggcctgcccgacgatgttaccagtagcgggtggagtgcggtacgagaaccatggtgcctagcattgtcaagaaaaagattttgtgctctatgataatagctttgtgtctcaagaagaaaaagaagaaaaggatatggtgtaaagattggttaaagtagtgaggaacacgacttcagaaattacctgaggatgagtgtaagcactttttacatcttgttatcaaaggtggagccatacatagtaaagaaagacacagttatgagaaacagcattacagcagaagctcgtctggaagcaactctgcgatttttagcaagtgggtctacttattcagcttcacattccataaacatggattcttacgataaaggtcaatcaaagtactagtaagtgctttagaccaaaaaaatgttggtggctcactagagttatcctgggctgccatcgttaaatgttcactgtgctactatgccgtgggatgaaggcccgctgtgggttcacgatgctatcttgcgtctggcagggtagaaactccagctaccgggcaccagcttattgatttcgctcggcgggctttcgggcaatttgatcgtttgcccgtcaaatatgcccgtttaCGGGCAAGCCCGCcaatcaggcccgctcgtgtagacaggcctttagagttttggaaagttatGTATTCGGCTTCAGTGTTTAGTAGAAGTGTTATGGCTAAGGGTTCAACGAACCAGTGGCCAATTTCCATGCTTCAGGGAATCAGATGTCGAGCTTCGACGCTTTGGATAGCCAGGTATCAATTTTCACGTTTCAGGAAGCAAGTTATCCAGTTGACACATGAAGAATGAAACACACGAAATTGTTTCTGGAATACGTATGAGAACGCCGTTCACTAACGATTCTTTGTGAATAATAAGATATTGAGAATGCAAttctgcaagttttttttttatgtacattttGTTTTCTATTTCCAAGGCTATACACTTCTGCGAATCATTTTGTAAACTTTTAGTCGTGTATTCCACCGGTGGTGCAAATAGAACTACATCGATTCATACGCACGCATTGTGGTTGTATGAAACAAATTGATTTGAAAGTGATTATTTTATTTGATACaacacttgattttttttttttttttttggcccaggAAGTCTCTTGCTCACTCACGAGAACAGGGGACTGCAATAGAAATAAAATCCCTTCGTTTATTAAAAGGTTTAATTATGTATAAACAATACAACTAACGTACAAAACAAGAAGTTAGTAACTGTACACAATAAATATCAGGTGTTAATATTCGTAGTAGTCGGGAGCCGGGACTCGTGGCCGGGCACGCCTGCGTCCGCTGGGCCTCTGGTCACTACCCTGCCTACTGGGTCTAGGTCGTCTCACGCGGGGCAGCTCCTCTGCGGTCGTAGCGTCACCACGGGTCCTCTCTGGAGATAGATTCACTTCAGGGGCCAAAGGCGCTTCCTCCTCGATGATTtcgacttcaccaccacctccacctcctcctccctgtggtcTCCGTCTGGGGAACTGTGGCCCCAGCCGTTGAGGTCGTTGTCGCGAATTTTGGGGCGCATCTGGAGCGACTTCCTCGGGCTCAGCTTGAGCCACTCGGCGACTGATGACAACTGGATTTCTCCTCGAACTGCCACGGCTCGTGATGCGAGCTCGATTGCCGCCTGATGGTTGTTCATCGGCAGGAGGGGCCtctgttgtcgtggtggtgggagggggggcatCTGTCTCCGGACGCCCCTGGCGTTCCCTTTGGCCTGAGCTACCAGGCCTGTTGCGGGGGCGGCTGCGGCGACCGGTAGGGGCGGCCGTTGTCGTAGTTGTCGTCTTGTCATCAAGATAGTCGTATTCATAGTAGTCGTCGTAATAATACTCTGGGTACGCCTcggtcgtggtagtggtggtgagctTCTTGCGTCGTTGGCCCGAGTTTTGTCCAAGACGACCTGGACGACGGGGACGACCCCCAGTCCGAGTTTCTTGGGGCAGAACCTGAGGGGCTTCTCGGGCGTCGTCGAAGATTTGTTCCCTCGGAGCGCTGGCCTGTCGCAGGCGGGAGGCGCGAGGAGCATTGCCTCCATCATTCTGGGGCTTGAACTCCGGCCTCTTGCGGTATCCTTGGTTAAACGGCCCATCGCCACCCCCAGGACGGTTGTCCCCTCTTTGTCTGTTGGGACGGCCGCCGGGGCGACGACGAGGCCTCTGTGTGGTCGTGGTTGTCGTCCTTTCGCTGGTGTAATCATTGTAATAGTCGTACTGATCATAGTCGATGTAGTCACCATAGTCGTAGTATGTTGGCGGGGGCGTCGTAGTGGTAGTGCGACGCTTGCCCTTGTTGCGCTTATCTTGGGGGATGCGCACACGGTTAGGCCTCGGCCTTCTCTTTAGGGGAGGAGGCCTCTGCACGTAGATGATCTGGGGAGCTGGTCTTGGGGTAGTGCTCGTGGTTGTCGTGACGTACAAGGCATTGTTCCTGGAAGAAGAGAATTGGTGTGGGTCAAATCGTCTTGACTGGTCAAACAACAGTGACCAAatgcaccctctctctctctctctctctctctctctctctctctctctctctctctctctctctctctctctctctcttcacacacacacacacacacacacacaacacgctcaTTAGGTACACTTACGCTCGGCTTATTCCATTCTTTAGAATATTtgacaccaaaaaaaaagaaaaaaaactgaactCCACTGTTTGCAGGATTAAAAGTACAGGTCGTCGAGACCCCTGCCATATCGTATGATGGACCACGACAACAGCAACCTTACTTGAACCATCGTAGGCATCCGTCGATTGCCACACCCGTAATTCTACAAACACAGCTTAATccccgtccctcccccccccctttttattataattatcattactatcatcatcattattacaataaGCAAAAAGAAACCCTGAGGAATTTGCCAgtcatgttagaagcaagagagtcattatccAGTCAATAGGTCCATTTCTTACCGGTCAACGGTGACGGGTTCAGAAAGACAAAGCCACGTTGAAAATATCAACTAActtttttgtgtctgtgtttacgATCGAGGACGCAACCCCCGTTCGGATCCAGTTTTCACTCGTAAGAAAGTGGAACAACGGTGTTCAACAAAGTGATATAAAAGCAGAAGACACGATACGTTCAGCAATAAACAGAATGAGTACAAAGTAGAACTTTAaagccctgataagttttatccttAGAACGATGATGAGGTGGAAAATGAGATAATTAAACCCTTGATTGCCCTCTTCAGTGAGTCACTTGCCCCGGGGAGAGTTCCCGATGAATGGGTaaatttgccagtgtaacaccgacACACAAAAAGGTAACCCGGATGTTATTGTTCTGTTAGCTTAACGTTTGTAGCCGGAAAACATGTAATGGAATACATCATTGGAGACAGAGggccaccacttaataaacgactCTCAGAACGGTTTTCAACGGAATCCCTTGTGTCATATAATCCAAGTGTCTGACGAAAGTAAAAGTAGTTtctgttatctatctagattttcaaaaagctttcaatAAGGTTACACATCAGAGTTTACGAGCAAAAACTGTAAAATGGCGTTGATGAgcttgtacttcagtggataggaaattggttgactggccgtaaacaaaagATTTGCGATTAATAGTTAAGCCTTAGAATGGTTagtagtggagtgccacaaggatcggtCTTGGGgtcggttctctttctcataagtattaatgatattgatatttggcTACATTGCAAGATGATAaaattcgctaatgatacagagctggaaaacatatctacaaatgaacttgaacgtttacagcttcaaactgacataaatGATGCACTAGGCTTAGAAGTGGCAAAtcaattttgatatcgataagtgcagtTTTACATGTCGCTAGTATAGATGAAAGGCAAGGtacagtatgaattcttttgaactgcaaaatgtaaatgaagaaaacgacttaggtgtaataatctctggtcaCCTAAAACTAAGTACGTAGTGCACGGCAGTGAATAAAAGCGAAAACCAAATTCACGTATGCATAGGCAGTGTCTTCGAGtgtaagtccagggaaatcattcttactctttacaatttaTTGGTTCGTCCACGTCTTGAATACTGTATGTGCCTTTGGTCAACCTACCTGAAAAATGACGTAGAATGGATGGAGTACActgtcgagctaccaagatgattctcggaCTGAGAATCAAATCCTACCAGATCAGATTAAGCGACTAGAACCTATTTAGCtgagaaaagagaatgttaagtATTCAAAATAATTAAAGGCTCTCATGATCTATCAACTTACGACTTGCTTCGCATTGTTTCGctagtagtaatggatacaaactcaggGCAGACGTTTTATCTCGtttgaggcgaagtactttttctttaagaggcttgttaacatatggaacgattagGTAGTGGTAGAAAGCAGTACCACAggtacgtttaagaataaactaTGAATAACTCACggcttacattatttgcgcctcctaactcacaatgacaatttgcaagtCATTTTCCTTGAATGATTTCTGTacgccttctaacttttaccacactaatctgtgagtttctgataacttccactatcacaaacaccctcgaaaggacccagtggtctgttgctgtttgaattcctttgtattagcaaatgactgggaggttcGTCAGTCCAGTGACACTGAACCCACTGTCTTATTTGTTGCGACCTACCACTCACCTTGGATGAACAGCAACACGAATTTGTAGATGTAAAATCACAATCAAATGAGAATAATAATTTTCAACGCTTCGTAAAAATTATTGATGTTCGCACGAGACTTGGAGGCTTGGACGTGGGATCTCGTCTGATTTTttgggaaggtaaataaagtctgTCTTCAATCATTAAAACTCGTCCGAGGCAAAAGCCACTCGAACAGCAAAGTACCTGTGACCTCACTCGGAGACTTCGAGGTCTTGACTGCTTACCTGTCGAAGTGTTTTTCGGAGTTTACACagtctacctcgctgacgtagtgGCATATGAAGTTCTTCTGGTCAAAGACGGTGTAGTTGGCGCACAGGAAGTCGTATCGCACCCCGAAGAGGCAGTTGTGGTACACCTGAAGAGAAAGAATCGGTCAGAAGGGGCTGTTTCTCAGTGGTCGTCAAGAGAGTTGTTACTAGTTAGGGGAACGGGCAGATGCGCAGTGGGCTAGGAAGGGTCAAGAAGAGATAGTTCAACTTAAGGGTGAGTTTCTGACGTCGCTGGGAGTTGTAAGCTACGAAGCTGCAAGAAGCAATAAGAATTATAACATGGATGAGGAGACGCCGCTCAGAACGACTGGAAATAACTGAAGGTTGAGTGAATAGTGTAGAAGGCAGGGAGCGCTAGAAGGGGAAAAGGTGACTTACGAAGGCTGGAGAAAGGCATAGTAATATAGCTAAAGCTGATAAAAGccgggaaaaaaagagagatgagaaTGTGTAGGCTGAGAAGTTACGTGAAAGCCACAAATGCGCTCGTAAATTTTCAAGGCTTAAGAAAGGGCTCAAGGTTAGCTGAGGTGAAAACCTGTTGTGAGCCTTGAGGGAGAGCATtaaggcccagagagagagagagagagagagagagagagagagagagagagagagagagagagagaatgtagaggTTGAGGGAGTATTTTTGAGATGCAGTATCGCTATGAGAGCTGAGGCAGTGTTGTGACCGCGTTAGATTCACAATAGCTGGAAGGGAGTTGAGGGGGCGGGTTGTGATAGCGAAGAAAGGGGTTAAAAGAGAAGTGCAAAGGGAGTGGAAAGGGACTGGAGGAGAGTAGTAAGAGCTGGACACAAGGTTTCCACACCATATGCTAGTCGAAATTCAGACTGTTCCGGACCCGCTGAGACCAATTTTTCAGACCCAGTTTTATAGATGTATTATCTTACGTATAGAAAGTaagatcaagtaagtaaagaaagacATAACTTCTTAGTCACAGTATAAGATTttaaatataagatatatgaaaaaCTAAATGTCTCAGAGGATAAGGTGAAGCTATCCAAATTTTCTATccaccaaaccattttcttttccccgACCTTCATGTTGAAGTCAAGACTAGATACGAATTCTCAGGCCTTTGACTTTTCAGGCCCTAATTCGTAAATATGCTTACATCAGACTTTAGTAGACCTTTATAAAGCCAGTGGGAGAATCGTTTTACACTTGGAGGAAGCAGAGAGAGCTATGTAAGATGATAGTCTAAGTTGTGATTGCTGGAGGTAACATGCGTTGTGATGTTGGAAAGAGAATTTTGAGATAAGggaagaactgtgtgtgtgtgtgtgtgtgtgtgtgagagagagagagagagagagagagagagagagagagagagagagagagagagagagagagagagagagttttgcctgttggaaaaaaaaaagtcataacgGCTTGAGAA is a window from the Panulirus ornatus isolate Po-2019 chromosome 3, ASM3632096v1, whole genome shotgun sequence genome containing:
- the LOC139761245 gene encoding uncharacterized protein, yielding MWVRRFWLAGLLALAAASLASAQDDSTVAAAEGGEENKEEEPEVETKPPLTGNPQIDYKYDPNLPHEVIGYDLSDYPFYSKLPKDLLDPKFNFSCDDRHDGFYASVPHKCQVYHNCLFGVRYDFLCANYTVFDQKNFICHYVSEVDCVNSEKHFDRNNALYVTTTTSTTPRPAPQIIYVQRPPPLKRRPRPNRVRIPQDKRNKGKRRTTTTTPPPTYYDYGDYIDYDQYDYYNDYTSERTTTTTTQRPRRRPGGRPNRQRGDNRPGGGDGPFNQGYRKRPEFKPQNDGGNAPRASRLRQASAPREQIFDDAREAPQVLPQETRTGGRPRRPGRLGQNSGQRRKKLTTTTTTEAYPEYYYDDYYEYDYLDDKTTTTTTAAPTGRRSRPRNRPGSSGQRERQGRPETDAPPPTTTTTEAPPADEQPSGGNRARITSRGSSRRNPVVISRRVAQAEPEEVAPDAPQNSRQRPQRLGPQFPRRRPQGGGGGGGGEVEIIEEEAPLAPEVNLSPERTRGDATTAEELPRVRRPRPSRQGSDQRPSGRRRARPRVPAPDYYEY